In Bacillota bacterium, the DNA window TTCGGCCTCGGTACGGCGCGCTTTACCAGTGAACGCACCACGGTCCGCCATCGCACGCAAATCAAGGTTGTTCCTGTAGCGGAAGTAGACTACATGGACGTTTCGCCCAAGCAGGTATTTAGTGTTCCGACCATCCTCATCCCCTTCTTGGAGCATGACGAGGCCGGGCGCGCGCTTATGGGCGCTAATATGATGAAGCAGGCTGTGCCACTCCTGCGTCCTGAAGCTCCTCTAGTTGGCACAGGCATGGAGTTTAAGGCCGCACTAGATTCAGGCTCGGTGGTTGCTGCGCGTCGCGCCGGAAAAGTTATTAGAGTTTCTGCCAAGAGTGCTTCCGTGGAAACGGCTGATGGCAGTGTAGATACCTATAAATTGATGAAGTTTGTGCGCTCTAACCAGGGGACCTGTATCAGCCAGAAACCCATTGTCGCCAAAGGACAAGAGGTGCATGAAGGCGAGCCCATTGCCGATGGCCCCGCTACCGATCTTGGCGAAATCGCCCTCGGGCGCAATGTCCTCTGCGCGGTTATGCCATGGGGCGGCTACAACTTTGAAGATGCCATTCTGATTAGCGAGCGCCTAGTACGCGATGACGTATTTACCTCTATACACATTGAAGAGTATGAGGCCGAGGCGAGAGATACTAAGCTCGGGCCGGAAGAAATTACGGCTGATATCCCCAATGTGGGCGAAGACATGATTCGCGACCTCGATGAACGTGGCATTGTCCGTATCGGCGCCGAGGTGCGCACGGGAGATATCCTGGTCGGCAAAGTCACACCTAAGGGCGAAACAGAGCTGACGGCTGAGGAACGCTTGCTCCGTGCCATCTTTGGTGAAAAAGCGCGTGAAGTGCGTGACACTTCGGCGCGTGTGCCGCATGGCGAATCTGGCCGCGTGGTTGACGTCAAAGTCTTTTCACGCGACAACAAAGATGAGCTGCCACCTGGTGTCAACATGCTAGTGCGCGTCTATGTCGCCCAAAAGCGCAAGATTTCCGAGGGCGATAAAATGGCGGGTCGTCACGGCAACAAGGGTGTAATTTCACGTATTTTGCCGGATGAAGACATGCCCTTTCTCCCTGACGGACGCGCGGTAGATATCGTGCTTAATCCGCTTGGCGTACCTAGCCGTATGAATATTGGGCAGGTGCTCGAGATGCATCTGGGCATGGCTGCCAAGGCTCTTGGCCTCCATTGTGCCACGCCAGTTTTTGATGGCGCCACGGAGAAAGACATAGAGGAGTTACTGGCTAAAGCCGGTCTACGGACGGACGGTAAATCGATGGTCTATGACGGCCGTACCGGGGAACGCTTTGATAACCCAGTGGCCGTAGGCTATGTCTACATGCTCAAACTATTTCACCTGGTTGACGATAAAATCCACGCCCGCTCCACCGGCCCCTACAGCTTGGTGACGCAGCAGCCGCTCGGCGGCAAGGCGCAGTTTGGTGGCCAGCGCTTTGGTGAAATGGAAGTCTGGGCGCTTGAGGCCTATGGCGCCGCCTACACTCTGCAGGAGCTTCTCACCGTGAAGTCGGATGACGTGGTGGGTCGCGTTAAAACTTACGAGGCCATTGTCAAGGGCGAAAACATCCCCGAGCCCGGCGTGCCTGAGTCCTTCAAGGTTCTCATCAAGGAACTGCAGAGTTTGGGCATGAATGTCAAGATACTCAGCGCTGACAAGCAAGAGATCGAAATGCGTGACACCGATGAAGACGTCAATGAGACGGTGCGCGAACTTAAGCTCAATATTGAGGGCGATGAAGACTTTGCCGATATTAGGCCTCGTCGCCTAGTTTCCGAGGTTACTCTTCCAGCTAAGAAGAGGGACGCAGACATACATGAGGAGGAAGAGGACATCATCGACACTGAAATGATTGCTGAGACACTGCGCACACGACTACTTCTTGAGGATGATACCGAACAAGACATTGAAGAGGTGCTTGCGTCCGCAGGTGACCTGTCTGAAGAAGAGGCAGAGGAAGATGATGCTGACTTGGCAACCATACTGCGCAAGAAACTAGCGCCATTTGCCAAGACTAGCCCGGAGGCTCATGCGCCCAGACCGAAAAAGCGTTCTTAGTGAGCGGGGCCGTGTTCTCTGCGAAATTACAGGAAGGGAGCGACCATTTTGCTGGATGTGAACGAGTTTGATTCCATAAGCATAAGTCTAGCGTCGCCCAATCAGATCAGAGAGTGGTCTAAAGGCGAAGTAAAAAAGCCTGAAACCATTAACTATCGCACTCTTAAGCCAGAGAAAGAAGGGCTCTTCTGCGAGAAGATTTTCGGCCCGACTAAGGATTGGGAATGCAACTGCGGCAAGTATAAACGGGTGCGCTACAAGGGCATCATCTGTGACCGCTGCGGCGTCGAAGTGACCCGTAGCAAGGTGCGGCGCGAGCGTATGGGGCATATTGAACTAGCGGCCCCAGTCTCGCACATCTGGTATTTCAAGGGTATTCCCAGTCGTATGGGCTTAATACTAGATATGTCGCCCCGACTTCTCGAGAAAGTCCTCTACTTTGCTTCGTATGTAGTGCTCGAGGCGGGCGAAACGGCGCTGAGCGAGCAGCAGATTTTGACCGAGAGCGAGTACCGTGAGGCCCGCGAGCGCTACGGCAGTAGTTTTCGTGCGGGCATGGGTGCAGAGGCGATCAGAGAACTGCTGTCACGCATTGACTTAGAGGCCATGTCTAAGGGCCTGCGCGCTGAGCTAGTAGAATCTACGGGTCAGCGCCGCATTCGGGCCATACGGCGCCTCGAGGTGTCAGAGGCCTTTCGCAAATCGGGCAATCGTCCTGAGTGGATGATTTTTGACACCGTGCCGGTGATACCGCCGGATTTACGACCCATGGTGCAGTTAGATGGCGGTCGCTTCGCCACTTGCGACTTAAACGACCTCTATCGCCGGGTCATCAATAGAAACAACCGTTTGAAGCGTCTACTAGAGCTAGGTGCTCCCGACATCATAGTGCGTAACGAAAAACGCATGCTGCAAGAAGCTGTTGATGCGTTAATCGATAATGGACGCCGCGGGCGCCCCGTGACTGGCCCTGGCAATCGCCCCTTAAAGTCCTTAAGCGACATGCTTAAAGGCAAGCAAGGGCGTTTTCGTCAGAACCTCCTCGGCAAACGCGTCGACTATTCCGGTCGTTCGGTCATTGTGGCCGGGCCTGAGCTTAGGCTCTATCAATGCGGCCTGCCGAAAGAAATGGCGCTCGAGTTGTTTAAGCCTTTTGTTATGAAGCAGTTGGTGGCCGAGGGTTTTGCGCAGAATATTAAGAGTGCCAAGCGCAAGGTAGAGCGTGTGAGCGAAGAAGTTTGGGATCTGCTAGAAGAAGTTATTACCGACCATCCCGTGCTCTTAAACCGTGCCCCGACCCTGCATCGTCTCGGTATTCAGGCCTTTGAGCCCGTCCTAGTTGAGGGACGCGCCATTAAGCTGCATCCCCTAGTTTGTGCGGCCTACAATGCGGACTTTGATGGCGACCAAATGGCGGTGCACGTGCCCTTGTCGGCGGAGGCGCAAGCAGAAGCTAGATTGCTTTTGCTCTCGTCCAATAATCTGCTCAATCCTAAAGATGGCAAGCCAGTAGTCACCCCGACCAAGGACATGGTCTTGGGCTGCTACTACGTAACGAGCTTTGACGGCGAAGCTAAGGGTGCCGGCAAGGTGTTCGCTAGCGACGAGGAGGCCGTCATGGCCTACCAGGAAGGCGTTATCGCTATTAACGCCCCCATCCGCGTGCGCAGGGAACGCAAGGCAGAGGACGGCACGAAGGTCAGGGTTATTATTGAAGCCACCATTGGTCGCATCATGTTTAATGAAACCATACCGCAGGACCTAGGCTTTGTTGATCGCCGTGACCCTAGCAAGGCTTGTGAGCTCGAGGTCAATGACCTCGTCACGCTTAAAGTCATGCGTAACATCGTTGACCGCTGCTACCGGAAGCATGGCAACACCATCACCACGGATGTTTTGGATAAGATCAAGATGCTAGGTTTTGAGTACGCTACGAAGTCTGGCATTAGCATCGCCATCACTGACGTAGTCATACCGCCGCAAAAGAAAGAGATTGTACGCCAGGCCGAAGACCAAGTGGCACAGATCGAAAGAGCCTATGGCCGCGGCATGATGAATGCCGACGAAAAATATCAGGATGTTATTGCCATCTGGGCGGAAACGTCTGGCAAGGTGCAAAGGGCACTCCTCGAAGCTATGCCTAAGTTCAACCCGATGTTTATGATGGTTGACTCCGGAGCGAGAGGTAACCTCAGCCAGATTACGCAGCTAGGCGGCATGCGCGGCTTGATGAGTGATCCCCTAGGCCGCATTATCGAGCTTCCTGTTAAGTCCAATTTCCGTGAGGGCCTTACTGTAATTGAGTACTTCACCTCCACGCACGGAGCTCGTAAGGGTTCGGCTGATACTGCTATTCGTACCGCGGATTCTGGCTACCTCACGCGGCGTCTCGTGGACGTAGCGCAAGACGTCATTATTCGCGAGGAAGACTGCGGCACGACTCTAGGCATTGTCGTTGATGCCATTAAGGACGGCAAGCAGACTATCGTTAATCTCGCCGACCGCATTCAGGGCCGCATATCAATCGAAAATCTGCAGGCTGCTCCCCACTGTGACCCGCTTACCGGCAACTTTGTCGCCGTACCGCCGGTCTTAGTGCAGGAAGGCGAGATGATTGACGACGAGGCCACCATTCAAGTAACTAACTACGGCGTCGCCATAGCGCACTCTGCCGGCACAGTAGAAAGCATTGACGACAAGAAAATAACGATTGTAACTAAGGATGGCGGCAAGTACAGCCTCTTCCGCGCTACGGCGGAGCAAAAAGTGCTAGTTGGCGTTAGCGAGGCAGTGCGCGCGGGGCAGCATCTTACCGAGGGCTTAGTGAAGTCTGTGCATGTGCGCAATGTGCTCACCTGTAAGAGTCGCTCCGGGGTTTGTATCAAGTGTTATGGTCGCAATCTAGCTACCGGCGGTTTAGTAGAAATTGGCGAGGCCATCGGTATTATTGCGGCGCAGTCCATTGGTGAGCCGGGCACGCAGCTGACCATGCGCACCTTCCACACCGGTGGCGTGGCTGGTACGGACGACATTACGCAAGGTCTGCCCCGCGTAGAGGAGCTCTTTGAAGCGAGAAGGCCTAAGGGGCAAGCCATCATCAGTGAGATAGAGGGTACGGTGCACTTCACGGAGACCAAGAAGAGCCGCGAGATTGAAATCCGTGGCTACGAGGGCGAAATCAAGAGCTACCCCATCCCTTACGGCTCGCGCTTAAAAGTGCACGAAGGTGCCTTTGTAGAGACAGGGCAGGAGCTGACCGAAGGGCCTATCAACCCCGGAGAGCTCTTGACCATCAGGGGCATGCGCGCGGTGCAAGAGTACATCCTAAAAGAAGTGCAGAAAGTCTATCGCTCGCAAGGTGTAGAGATCAATGACAAGCATGTCGAAGTTATTGTGCGTCAGATTCTCCGCAAGGTAAAAATCGAGGATTCAGGCGATACCTACCTCTTGCCGGGCGGCCTCATCGATGTGTTTGACTTCGAAATAGAGAACACGCGCATCCTCATGGAGGGCGGAGAACCCGCGGTGGCGCGCCCAGTGCTCATGGGTATCACCAAGGCCTCACTCGCCACAGACTCCTTCTTGTCCGCGGCCTCCTTCCAGGAGACGACCAAGGTGCTCACCGACGCAGCGATTAAGGGTAAAATCGATCCTCTCCTCGGGCTGAAAGAGAATGTCATCATCGGCAAACTCATACCCGCAGGCACAGGCATGAATCGCTACCGCAACATCAAGGTGGTTGTGGCCAGCCAAAACGAAGACGCAACCGAGCTGCTTACGAGCAGCTAGGCAAGAAGCAGGAAATAAGAAGCAAGAAGCAGGAAATAAGAAGCAAGAAGCAGGAAATAAGAAGCAAGAAGTAAGAAGTAAGAGGGGGAAGGTGCGTTTATCGACCACAGAGGGCCTGACTAGAGGTTAGAGGGTAGAGGCACGAAGCCAGAAGCAAGAGAGAAACAAAGAACTAGCTTCCTCAATCCTAAACACCATGTTCCTCTCTTTTCCACGCCTCTGTGTACTCTGTGGTTGAAACCGTCTCCCAGTACTCCCAGTAGTCCATCTTTCTCTCTTTTTCCTCGTCTCTGCTTACTCTGCGGTTGAAACTAACCATTGACAGCGTTAGGCGCAAATCGTATAATATTTTAGTGTTTCACTTATTTTTCTGCGCTGGTCACAGTAACCCCCTGTCGCGGTGACGTGGCAGGGGACTTACTCCCTAGATTGCTCTACCATAATGGAAGGAGGTGCGTGTATGCCAACAATCAGTCAACTAGTTCGCCAGGGCCGTCAAGCTCTAGAGAAGAAGTCGAAGTCTCAGCACTTACAAAGTTGCCCGCAAAGGCGCGGTGTGTGTGTGCAAGTTAAGACCATGAACCCCAAGAAGCCCAATTCTGCCATTCGTAAGATTGCCAGAGTTCGCCTCACTAACGGACTTGAGGTCACGGCTTATATCCCGGGTATCGGTCACAACTTGCAGGAGCATTCTTCGGTTCTTGTCCGCGGTGGACGTGTTAAGGATCTGCCCGGTGTGCGTTACCACATCGTGCGCGGCACCCTCGACGCCGGCGGAGTACAAAACCGTGGCCAAGGGCGTTCGAAGTATGGAGCCAAGCGTGGCAAACAGGCTGTTCCAGCCAAAGCTAAGGGTGGTAAAAAATAGTCGCCCTACGCTCGCTATAGGCACAACTACAGGCGAGCGAGTAACACATTGTTGTGAAGGAGGGAAATAATATGCCAAGAAAAGGTCCGGTCCAAAAGCGCGACGTTCTACCTGATCCCATTTACAATAGCAAGTTTGTAACTCGTTTTATTAACAAGCTGATGTATGATGGCAAGCGTGGTATCGCTCAAGGTATCTTCTATGATGCCATGGAGCGTGTGCGTGAAAAGACAGGCAAGCCTGCCATTGAGGTGTTTGAGACGGCCATTAAGAATGTTTCTCCGTTGGTCGAAGTCAAGCCTCGCCGTGTGGGTGGTGCAACTTACCAAGTGCCGGTTGAAGTCGGCGCAGAGCGTCAGAAGATGCTTTCGATCCGCTGGGTAGTGACGTATTCGCGCGCTAGAGGCGAAAAGACCATGCAAGAGAGGCTCGCGGCCGAGATTATGGACGCAGCGCAAGGCATGGGGGCTTCTATTAAGAAGCGCGAAGACACGCACAAAATGGCCGAAGCCAACAAGGCTTTTGCACACTACAGGTGGTAAAAAAACTTAATTAAATTTGCGTCAGAAGGGAGGGACTGTCATGCCGAGAGATATTTCATTAGACAACATTAGGAACATCGGTATCATGGCGCATATTGACGCCGGTAAGACAACGACGACAGAGCGCATTTTATTTTACACCGGCAGAACGCACAAGCTCGGGGAAGTACATGAAGGTGCTGCCACCATGGACTGGATGATCCAAGAGCAAGAAAGAGGAATCACCATTACCTCGGCGGCGACCACCTGTCGCTGGCGCGGTCTGCAGATCAATATTATTGATACGCCCGGGCACGTGGACTTTACGGTCGAGGTTGAGCGCAGTCTGCGCATACTAGATGGTGCGGTTGCCGTGTTTTGCGCCAAAGGCGGCGTGGAGCCCCAGTCCGAAACAGTTTGGCGGCAGGCCGACAAGTACCGTGTACCGCGGATCGCCTATGTGAATAAGATGGACGCCCTAGGGGCCGACTTCTCCCGCGTAATGGGCATGATGCGTGACCGTCTTGGCGCTAATGCTCTGCCGATTCAGCTCCCCATTGGTGGCGAAGATTCCTTCGTCGGCATGGTTGATCTTGTCCGCGAGGTGGCTATCGTCTACCTTGATCAAGATGGCAAGGCAGTAGAGGAACGCGAGGTTCCGGCGGACATGTTGGGCGAGGTGCGCTCTGCGCGCCACGAGCTCATTGAGAACGTAGCCATGCATGACGAGGAATTTATGATGCGCTACCTCGAGGGCGAAGAGCTCTCTCCTGCCGAAGTTATGGCGGCGCTACGCAAAGCAGTTCTCGTTGGGGGCATCATTCCCGTTCTCTGTGGCTCAAGTTACCGTAATAAAGGCGTACAGAGCTTGCTTGATGCCATAGTTGACTACTTGCCCTCACCCCTTGATTTGCCGCCCGTAGTAGGTTTAATCCCTCGCAGCGAAGAGGAGACTACGCGGCAGCCGAGTGATGCGGAGCCCTTCTCCGCCCTCGCCTTTAAGATTGTATCTGATCCTTTCGTCGGCAAGCTCGCCTATTTCCGGGTTTACTCCGGCAAGCTGGCAGCAGGTAGCTATGTGCATAACTCTAGCAAGGGTAAGCGCGAGAGGGTCGGCAGGGTGCTGCGTATGCATGCTAACCACCGCGAAGAAATTAGCGAAGTATATGCCGGCGACATTGCCGCCGTGGTTGGACTTAAGGACACGACCACTGGTGACACTCTCTGCGATGATGCGTCACCTATTATTCTCGAGTCCATCAAGTTTCCACAGCCTGTCATCGCGCAGAGCATCGAGCCAAACACCAAGGCTGACCAAGACAAACTCGGCTTAGCCCTGATGCGCCTGGCTGAGGAAGACCCGACTTTCCGCATGAATACCGACACTGAAACCGGCCAAACCATCATTCATGGCATGGGCGAGCTGCATCTTGACATTATCGTCGACAGATTAAAGCGCGAGTTCAAGGTCGGTTGTACTGTAGGCAGGCCGCAGGTCGCTTACCGCGAGGCTTTCCGCAACACCGTGCGCTCTGAAGGACGTTTTGTGCGCCAAAGCGGTGGTCGCGGTCAGTTCGGCCATGTGTGGGTGGAGTTTGAGCCTTTGCCCCCTGCCTCTGGCTACGTGTTCGAGAGCAAGGTTGTGGGCGGAACTGTGCCGCGTGAGTACTGGAATGCCATCAATGACGGCATTGAAGAGGCTCTGCAGAGTGGTATCTTGGCGGGCTACCCCGTGGTTGACCTTAAAGCCACCCTCTATGACGGCAGCTACCATGACGTTGACTCTTCGGAAATGGCC includes these proteins:
- the rpoB gene encoding DNA-directed RNA polymerase subunit beta; the encoded protein is MVKPIAECKRKRLRFGHINEVLQVPNLIEIQRQSFDWFVNEGLAETFRDISPIQDFTGNLVLEFLDHQFGEPKYTVDEAKEKDATYSAPLKVKVRLVNKETGEVKEQEVFMGDFPLMTENGTIIYNGAERVVVSQLVRSPGAYYHDSLDTLGHRIFTSTLIPNRGAWLEMETDTNDVVWARVDRTRKIPVTVLLRALGLGQRHEIVSKFGENARLSATFDRDSTENLSDGLLEIYKRLRPGEPPTVESAKALLNSLFFDPRRYDLAHVGRYKLNKKLSLRRRVINREASETIIATETLYQPETDTGSRSQLDKGQVLVAAGEVLVEKGQRVTREIAERLEQAGVNQLLVERATLDAESKSVILLLGNGLRRIDWENLVRTKRLAADVLSVDGRVILRAGTVIGDGEIATLTAAADNDALPERLIHIEERRQTKEVVLTRRYNQPREKHLTRDDIFSAVNYLLSLLEGLGKVDDIDHLGNRRLRSVGELLQNAFRIGLSRMERVVKERMTIQDVDVITPQALINIRPVVASIKEFFGSSQLSQFMDQTNPLAELAHKRRLSALGPGGLSRERAGVEVRDVHFSHYGRICPIETPEGPNVGLIGNLSTFARVNSYGFMETPYRVVKSIGDKTYVTLDLEYLTADEEDEFVIAQANAEIEPAENFGLGTARFTSERTTVRHRTQIKVVPVAEVDYMDVSPKQVFSVPTILIPFLEHDEAGRALMGANMMKQAVPLLRPEAPLVGTGMEFKAALDSGSVVAARRAGKVIRVSAKSASVETADGSVDTYKLMKFVRSNQGTCISQKPIVAKGQEVHEGEPIADGPATDLGEIALGRNVLCAVMPWGGYNFEDAILISERLVRDDVFTSIHIEEYEAEARDTKLGPEEITADIPNVGEDMIRDLDERGIVRIGAEVRTGDILVGKVTPKGETELTAEERLLRAIFGEKAREVRDTSARVPHGESGRVVDVKVFSRDNKDELPPGVNMLVRVYVAQKRKISEGDKMAGRHGNKGVISRILPDEDMPFLPDGRAVDIVLNPLGVPSRMNIGQVLEMHLGMAAKALGLHCATPVFDGATEKDIEELLAKAGLRTDGKSMVYDGRTGERFDNPVAVGYVYMLKLFHLVDDKIHARSTGPYSLVTQQPLGGKAQFGGQRFGEMEVWALEAYGAAYTLQELLTVKSDDVVGRVKTYEAIVKGENIPEPGVPESFKVLIKELQSLGMNVKILSADKQEIEMRDTDEDVNETVRELKLNIEGDEDFADIRPRRLVSEVTLPAKKRDADIHEEEEDIIDTEMIAETLRTRLLLEDDTEQDIEEVLASAGDLSEEEAEEDDADLATILRKKLAPFAKTSPEAHAPRPKKRS
- the rpoC gene encoding DNA-directed RNA polymerase subunit beta' codes for the protein MLDVNEFDSISISLASPNQIREWSKGEVKKPETINYRTLKPEKEGLFCEKIFGPTKDWECNCGKYKRVRYKGIICDRCGVEVTRSKVRRERMGHIELAAPVSHIWYFKGIPSRMGLILDMSPRLLEKVLYFASYVVLEAGETALSEQQILTESEYREARERYGSSFRAGMGAEAIRELLSRIDLEAMSKGLRAELVESTGQRRIRAIRRLEVSEAFRKSGNRPEWMIFDTVPVIPPDLRPMVQLDGGRFATCDLNDLYRRVINRNNRLKRLLELGAPDIIVRNEKRMLQEAVDALIDNGRRGRPVTGPGNRPLKSLSDMLKGKQGRFRQNLLGKRVDYSGRSVIVAGPELRLYQCGLPKEMALELFKPFVMKQLVAEGFAQNIKSAKRKVERVSEEVWDLLEEVITDHPVLLNRAPTLHRLGIQAFEPVLVEGRAIKLHPLVCAAYNADFDGDQMAVHVPLSAEAQAEARLLLLSSNNLLNPKDGKPVVTPTKDMVLGCYYVTSFDGEAKGAGKVFASDEEAVMAYQEGVIAINAPIRVRRERKAEDGTKVRVIIEATIGRIMFNETIPQDLGFVDRRDPSKACELEVNDLVTLKVMRNIVDRCYRKHGNTITTDVLDKIKMLGFEYATKSGISIAITDVVIPPQKKEIVRQAEDQVAQIERAYGRGMMNADEKYQDVIAIWAETSGKVQRALLEAMPKFNPMFMMVDSGARGNLSQITQLGGMRGLMSDPLGRIIELPVKSNFREGLTVIEYFTSTHGARKGSADTAIRTADSGYLTRRLVDVAQDVIIREEDCGTTLGIVVDAIKDGKQTIVNLADRIQGRISIENLQAAPHCDPLTGNFVAVPPVLVQEGEMIDDEATIQVTNYGVAIAHSAGTVESIDDKKITIVTKDGGKYSLFRATAEQKVLVGVSEAVRAGQHLTEGLVKSVHVRNVLTCKSRSGVCIKCYGRNLATGGLVEIGEAIGIIAAQSIGEPGTQLTMRTFHTGGVAGTDDITQGLPRVEELFEARRPKGQAIISEIEGTVHFTETKKSREIEIRGYEGEIKSYPIPYGSRLKVHEGAFVETGQELTEGPINPGELLTIRGMRAVQEYILKEVQKVYRSQGVEINDKHVEVIVRQILRKVKIEDSGDTYLLPGGLIDVFDFEIENTRILMEGGEPAVARPVLMGITKASLATDSFLSAASFQETTKVLTDAAIKGKIDPLLGLKENVIIGKLIPAGTGMNRYRNIKVVVASQNEDATELLTSS
- the rpsL gene encoding 30S ribosomal protein S12, coding for MPTISQLVRQGRQALEKKSKSQHLQSCPQRRGVCVQVKTMNPKKPNSAIRKIARVRLTNGLEVTAYIPGIGHNLQEHSSVLVRGGRVKDLPGVRYHIVRGTLDAGGVQNRGQGRSKYGAKRGKQAVPAKAKGGKK
- the rpsG gene encoding 30S ribosomal protein S7, translating into MPRKGPVQKRDVLPDPIYNSKFVTRFINKLMYDGKRGIAQGIFYDAMERVREKTGKPAIEVFETAIKNVSPLVEVKPRRVGGATYQVPVEVGAERQKMLSIRWVVTYSRARGEKTMQERLAAEIMDAAQGMGASIKKREDTHKMAEANKAFAHYRW
- the fusA gene encoding elongation factor G, with the translated sequence MPRDISLDNIRNIGIMAHIDAGKTTTTERILFYTGRTHKLGEVHEGAATMDWMIQEQERGITITSAATTCRWRGLQINIIDTPGHVDFTVEVERSLRILDGAVAVFCAKGGVEPQSETVWRQADKYRVPRIAYVNKMDALGADFSRVMGMMRDRLGANALPIQLPIGGEDSFVGMVDLVREVAIVYLDQDGKAVEEREVPADMLGEVRSARHELIENVAMHDEEFMMRYLEGEELSPAEVMAALRKAVLVGGIIPVLCGSSYRNKGVQSLLDAIVDYLPSPLDLPPVVGLIPRSEEETTRQPSDAEPFSALAFKIVSDPFVGKLAYFRVYSGKLAAGSYVHNSSKGKRERVGRVLRMHANHREEISEVYAGDIAAVVGLKDTTTGDTLCDDASPIILESIKFPQPVIAQSIEPNTKADQDKLGLALMRLAEEDPTFRMNTDTETGQTIIHGMGELHLDIIVDRLKREFKVGCTVGRPQVAYREAFRNTVRSEGRFVRQSGGRGQFGHVWVEFEPLPPASGYVFESKVVGGTVPREYWNAINDGIEEALQSGILAGYPVVDLKATLYDGSYHDVDSSEMAFKIAASMCFKNAMAKSNPMLLEPVMKIEVVVGEEYMGDVIGDITSRRGRIEGIEARSGAQVVRGMVPLAEMFGYATDLRSKTQGRGNYTMEFSAYEEVPKSISEAILKR